TTAAAAGAACATTAAGCAGCGACAATTCAAAGCGGCGATCATCTTTGCGGGGAAATATGCGAGTTCCCATAAGTACATGGGACTGTTTAATTGGCTTTTTATAAACCTTTTTCCGCTTTTCAACGGGTTTAAAATGATGATGACTGTGCTCCGTTTGTGTGCCGATTTCCTGGGAGAAATATTTCTGAACCTGTTCGACAAGTTCTTCATGCTTGACCCGACCGGCAGCAGCGATCACTATATTATCAGGATTGTAATATTTATCGGTGAATTCAACAATCTGCTGACGGGAAATACTCCCCACAGTTTCCTGGGTCCCCTGGATAGGACGGCCATAAGGATGATTGGGGAATAATTGTTCAATAAAATAATCATGTATAATGGAACTGGGGGAATCTTCACTGTCTTTGATTTCCTCTTTGACAACTGTTTTCTCCCGCTCAATGTCCTCTTCCCGCAGCAAATTATTCTGCACTACGTCAGCCAGAACATCGACGCCATCTTCCAGATATTCGCTCATTAGACGAGTATAATAACAGGTATAGGTCTTGGATGTAAAAGCATTCACATAGCCGCCCAGAGATTCTATATCCGTTGCAATCTGCAGAGCCGAACGATTGGAAGTTCCTTTAAAAGCCATGTGCTCCAGAAGATGGGCGAGTCCATTGATCTCCTCGGTTTCATCATTAGAGCCAGCCAGTACACAGACTCCCAGAGAAATGGAATAAACACTGTCCACATATTCTGAAACCACTCTTAAACCATTATCAAGCCGGGTTTGTTTATAATTGTTTAATACCATTGACCTTTCCTGTTCCGTATGAAAATTATCAAAAATTATCGGCCATGAAATAATTGAACTCAATTAATTTATCGTAGCCAGCAGCAAAGCCAACCATTCCTGAAATGATAAACTAATCAAGTCCAATTTTCATGATCACTTATTTATTTTTTATTTTCAAGAGCCTTGATTGATAATTCGAATTTACCAGGGCCACTGATCTTTTTGAGAAGAACATCAACTTTATCACCAATGGAAAGAACATTATTGATATCTTTAGTATGTTTGTTCTCTACTTCAGAGATATGAAGCAGACCAGTTGTTCCAGGTAAAAATTCAACAAAGGCGCCATATTTTTCCAGTCTTTTG
This genomic stretch from Candidatus Cloacimonadota bacterium harbors:
- a CDS encoding insulinase family protein: MVLNNYKQTRLDNGLRVVSEYVDSVYSISLGVCVLAGSNDETEEINGLAHLLEHMAFKGTSNRSALQIATDIESLGGYVNAFTSKTYTCYYTRLMSEYLEDGVDVLADVVQNNLLREEDIEREKTVVKEEIKDSEDSPSSIIHDYFIEQLFPNHPYGRPIQGTQETVGSISRQQIVEFTDKYYNPDNIVIAAAGRVKHEELVEQVQKYFSQEIGTQTEHSHHHFKPVEKRKKVYKKPIKQSHVLMGTRIFPRKDDRRFELSLLNVLLSGGLSSRLFQNIREKYGFVYTVYSFSELYKKMGVFGIYAGADISNLDKTCQLMQQELQKIADGELTEEELKLKKQQYKGTAMLSLESMSGRMRRLSKMAILDDNLLTIDQLLERINQIEIKDIVDLARYIADKKFVKTIIKPEK